From one Danio rerio strain Tuebingen ecotype United States chromosome 19, GRCz12tu, whole genome shotgun sequence genomic stretch:
- the col8a2 gene encoding collagen alpha-2(VIII) chain isoform X1 — MLTVLCVLLTLGNHALGGGYAPMPQMKYVQPMMKGPVGPPFREGKGQYLDFPPMTGITGEPGPQGKPGPRGPAGPPGLPGKPGIGKPGLNGQTGPQGPSGLPGIGKPGLPGLPGKIGPKGLPGLNGEVGPRGEPGPRGLQGQPGAPGPVGISLNGKPGLPGTRGPPGSRGEPGSKGARGVPGEPGLKGENGNGHTGLTGPRGPTGLQGPPGAPGVPGLGKPGINGLPGPLGPKGDKGAPGDQGPSGQVGPPGQQGPPGAPGLGKPGLDGIPGNLGPIGPKGEAGPRGTPGFPGPPGYGKPGLVGQKGDRGPTGLQGVPGDKGEPGLEGLPGDLGPTGQSGLPGPQGLMGLPGKPGMPGLKGENGPQGPSGLPGLRGDQGPSGLAGKPGLPGDKGLPGLNGATGKPGPKGEPGHIGLPGNPGLIGAPGPKGENGFSGTPGPRGNSGIPGLPGPTGHMGPQGIPGLKGEQGPPGPQGIGKPGDKGMPGPQGPPGKQGNPGLSGVQGPPGPPGPPGPPGPSNGDLNQLAVQGPNIAGESVPKPNVERPNFGHAELSVSVAPAFTAILTTPFPPSAMPIKFDRTLYNGQNAYNPATGIFTSPLSGVYYFAYHVHVKGTSLWVALYKNNVPATYTYDEYKKGYMDQASGSAVLELKENDQVWVQMPSDQANGLYSTEYIHSSFSGFLLCPT; from the coding sequence attttccACCGATGACGGGCATAACAGGGGAGCCAGGTCCCCAAGGGAAGCCAGGACCAAGGGGACCAGCTGGTCCCCCTGGATTACCTGGAAAACCAGGTATAGGAAAGCCTGGTCTCAATGGTCAGACTGGTCCACAAGGACCTTCAGGATTACCTGGGATTGGTAAACCAGGTCTACCAGGTTTACCAGGAAAAATAGGGCCTAAAGGACTGCCAGGACTTAATGGCGAGGTTGGGCCTCGTGGAGAGCCAGGCCCACGGGGACTTCAAGGTCAACCAGGAGCGCCTGGGCCTGTAGGTATTTCATTGAATGGTAAACCAGGGTTACCTGGCACTAGAGGCCCGCCAGGATCAAGAGGTGAGCCGGGGAGTAAAGGTGCACGTGGTGTTCCAGGTGAACCAGGACTTAAAGGGGAAAATGGCAATGGACACACAGGTCTAACAGGTCCCAGGGGACCCACTGGCCTTCAAGGACCTCCAGGAGCTCCTGGTGTCCCTGGATTGGGTAAACCAGGGATTAATGGCCTGCCTGGGCCATTGGGGCCAAAGGGTGATAAAGGAGCACCAGGAGATCAAGGACCCTCTGGACAAGTTGGTCCTCCGGGACAACAAGGGCCACCAGGAGCACCTGGTTTGGGAAAACCTGGACTTGATGGTATTCCAGGAAACTTGGGCCCAATAGGCCCAAAGGGGGAAGCTGGCCCCAGAGGAACTCCTGGATTTCCAGGACCCCCTGGCTATGGAAAACCAGGACTTGTAGGGCAGAAAGGAGACAGAGGTCCTACTGGATTACAAGGAGTCCCTGGGGATAAAGGAGAACCTGGACTGGAAGGTCTACCAGGAGATTTAGGGCCAACTGGACAGTCTGGGCTTCCAGGTCCACAAGGTTTAATGGGTCTTCCAGGAAAACCTGGGATGCCAGGTCTTAAAGGAGAGAATGGACCACAAGGACCTTCAGGTTTGCCAGGACTTAGAGGAGATCAGGGCCCGAGTGGGCTGGCAGGAAAGCCTGGCCTCCCAGGAGATAAAGGTCTACCTGGTCTTAACGGAGCCACTGGCAAACCTGGACCTAAAGGTGAACCAGGTCACATCGGTCTGCCAGGCAATCCTGGTTTAATTGGAGCACCAGGGCCAAAAGGTGAGAACGGGTTTTCAGGAACCCCTGGACCACGTGGCAATTCAGGGATTCCTGGACTCCCAGGCCCTACTGGTCATATGGGACCTCAAGGCATTCCAGGATTGAAAGGCGAACAAGGACCACCAGGGCCACAAGGAATTGGAAAGCCTGGAGACAAGGGGATGCCTGGTCCACAGGGACCTCCAGGAAAACAAGGCAATCCTGGACTCAGCGGTGTACAGGGCCCCCCGGGTCCACCTGGACCTCCTGGGCCCCCTGGCCCCTCTAACGGTGATTTAAATCAGTTAGCAGTTCAAGGTCCAAATATCGCAGGAGAATCTGTTCCGAAACCAAATGTTGAAAGGCCAAACTTTGGTCATGCCGAGCTCTCTGTCTCCGTGGCTCCTGCTTTTACTGCAATTTTGACAACCCCATTTCCACCATCTGCAATGCCAATCAAATTTGACAGAACTCTTTACAATGGGCAAAATGCTTACAACCCTGCCACAGGCATTTTCACAAGCCCACTGTCTGGAGTCTACTACTTTGCTTATCATGTACACGTAAAGGGAACCAGTCTGTGGGTGGCACTGTATAAAAACAATGTGCCTGCCACATACACCTATGATGAATACAAGAAGGGTTATATGGACCAGGCTTCAGGTAGTGCAGTGCTggagctgaaggagaatgaccAGGTTTGGGTGCAAATGCCCTCTGACCAGGCAAATGGGCTCTACTCCACTGAGTACATCCATTCGTCCTTCTCAGGGTTCCTCCTGTGTCCCACATAA